Proteins from a single region of Nocardiopsis dassonvillei subsp. dassonvillei DSM 43111:
- a CDS encoding Lrp/AsnC family transcriptional regulator: MASRLATPLDSVDQRILAELQRDGRLSFNELSRRVNLSAPAVADRVRRLTDRGVITGYHAHVDPAAAGLPVTALVRMECFGAHCLLRDEASLEMPEILQVHRVTGDDCCVLLIAVRSMEHFEEVIDRLAEHGRPSSTMVMSSPVPWRPVSAPVTGRP, encoded by the coding sequence ATGGCCTCACGGTTGGCAACCCCGCTGGACAGCGTTGACCAGCGCATCCTCGCCGAACTCCAACGGGACGGGCGCCTGTCCTTCAACGAACTGTCCCGCCGGGTGAACCTATCCGCGCCCGCCGTCGCCGACCGCGTACGGCGCCTGACCGACCGCGGGGTGATCACCGGCTACCACGCGCACGTGGACCCGGCCGCGGCCGGACTGCCCGTGACCGCCCTGGTGCGCATGGAGTGCTTCGGCGCGCACTGCCTGCTGCGCGACGAGGCGTCGCTGGAGATGCCGGAGATCCTCCAGGTGCACCGGGTGACCGGCGACGACTGCTGCGTCCTGCTCATCGCGGTCCGCTCCATGGAGCACTTCGAGGAGGTCATCGACAGGCTCGCCGAGCACGGCCGCCCCTCCAGCACCATGGTGATGTCCAGCCCCGTGCCCTGGCGCCCGGTGAGCGCCCCGGTGACCGGGCGGCCCTGA
- a CDS encoding tryptophan 2,3-dioxygenase, whose amino-acid sequence MLTTTAQQCPYAGGPGGAEAARSAGDDSPTLSFDRATPYVDYAGIDTLLSLQKPRTAEPAEPSFIIATQVMELLFALVRERWEAARDALEADDVPEALAWLRRARNAQDVLNDSWGLLADMTPTEFNRFRDSFGEASGFQSYGYRKLEFLLGNKSAAMIRPHKAMDGVADDLTALLERPGLYDAALRLLHRRGLPVPEDRVERDWTLPYEASPAVEEAWKAVYAHDVPGNELFLLAEALLDVAERVTRWRQRHLVAVKRTLGGRPGSGGSNGLRWLARNAEQDVFPELWSLRSTV is encoded by the coding sequence ATGCTCACCACGACCGCCCAGCAGTGTCCGTACGCCGGTGGCCCCGGCGGGGCCGAGGCGGCCCGGAGCGCCGGGGACGACAGCCCGACCCTGTCCTTCGACCGCGCGACCCCCTACGTCGACTACGCCGGTATCGACACCCTGCTGTCCCTGCAGAAGCCGCGCACGGCCGAGCCCGCCGAGCCCTCGTTCATCATCGCCACCCAGGTCATGGAGCTGCTGTTCGCCCTGGTTCGGGAGCGCTGGGAGGCCGCACGCGACGCGCTGGAGGCCGACGACGTACCCGAAGCCCTGGCCTGGCTGCGCCGCGCCCGCAACGCCCAGGACGTGCTCAACGACTCCTGGGGCCTGCTCGCCGACATGACGCCCACCGAGTTCAACCGCTTCCGCGACTCCTTCGGCGAGGCCTCGGGCTTCCAGTCCTACGGCTACCGCAAGCTGGAGTTCCTGCTCGGCAACAAGTCCGCCGCCATGATCCGCCCGCACAAGGCCATGGACGGCGTCGCCGACGACCTCACCGCCCTGCTGGAGCGGCCCGGGCTCTACGACGCGGCGCTGCGGCTGCTGCACCGCCGCGGCCTGCCCGTCCCCGAGGACCGCGTCGAGCGCGACTGGACCCTGCCCTACGAGGCCAGCCCCGCTGTGGAGGAGGCCTGGAAGGCCGTCTACGCCCACGACGTGCCCGGCAACGAGCTGTTCCTGCTGGCCGAGGCGCTGCTCGACGTCGCCGAGCGGGTCACCCGATGGCGCCAGCGCCACCTGGTCGCCGTCAAGCGCACCCTGGGCGGCAGACCCGGCAGCGGCGGCTCCAACGGCCTGAGGTGGCTGGCGCGCAACGCCGAGCAGGACGTCTTCCCCGAGCTGTGGTCCCTCCGCAGTACCGTCTGA
- the kynU gene encoding kynureninase, with product MTPATRADCAALDAADPLAPFREEFVLPEGVVYLDGNSLGALPRSTPGRVADMIEREWGRDLIRSWNDAGWWDKPRTLGAKIAPLVGAAADEVVVGDGTSANLFKTLVTALRMSDRSVVLGEAGNFPTDLYVAEGAASLTGATQRRVDLDGPELARDLERGDVAVLLLSHVDYRSGTLRDMPGITRLAHEHGALVVWDLCHSAGAVPVDLSGSGADFAVGCTYKYLNAGPGAPAFLYAARRHHAVADQPLSGWHGHARPFDFTAGYEPAEGVSRFLSGSQPLVADAALEASLDVWARADMGLVRAKSLAMTDLFLERAARAGISSITPAEHARRGSQVALVQPEEGSGYPIVQALIARGVIGDFRAPDVMRFGFTPLYLRYVDVWDAAQALLEVVETGEWRQERFSRRGRVT from the coding sequence ATGACCCCCGCCACCCGCGCGGACTGCGCCGCGCTCGACGCGGCCGACCCCCTCGCCCCCTTCCGGGAGGAGTTCGTCCTCCCCGAGGGAGTGGTCTACCTGGACGGCAACTCGCTGGGCGCGCTGCCGCGCTCCACCCCCGGCCGGGTCGCCGACATGATCGAACGCGAGTGGGGGCGCGACCTCATCCGCAGCTGGAACGACGCCGGGTGGTGGGACAAGCCGCGCACCCTGGGCGCCAAGATCGCGCCGCTGGTCGGCGCGGCGGCCGACGAGGTGGTCGTCGGCGACGGGACCTCGGCCAACCTGTTCAAGACCCTGGTCACGGCGCTGCGCATGTCCGACCGCTCGGTGGTGCTGGGCGAGGCGGGCAACTTCCCCACCGACCTGTACGTCGCCGAGGGGGCGGCCTCGCTGACGGGGGCGACGCAGAGGCGCGTGGACCTCGATGGCCCCGAGCTGGCCCGGGACCTGGAGCGGGGCGACGTCGCGGTCCTGCTGCTCAGCCACGTGGACTACCGCAGCGGCACCCTGCGCGACATGCCCGGCATCACCCGCCTGGCCCACGAGCACGGCGCCCTGGTGGTCTGGGACCTGTGCCACAGCGCGGGCGCGGTCCCCGTCGACCTGTCCGGCAGCGGTGCCGACTTCGCGGTGGGGTGCACCTACAAGTACCTCAACGCGGGTCCGGGCGCCCCCGCGTTCCTGTACGCCGCCCGCCGCCACCACGCCGTGGCCGACCAGCCCCTGAGCGGCTGGCACGGGCACGCACGCCCCTTCGACTTCACCGCGGGCTACGAGCCGGCCGAGGGGGTGTCGCGCTTCCTGAGCGGTTCGCAGCCGCTGGTGGCCGACGCCGCCCTGGAGGCGAGCCTGGACGTGTGGGCGCGGGCGGACATGGGCCTGGTGCGCGCCAAGAGCCTGGCCATGACCGACCTGTTCCTGGAGCGCGCGGCCCGGGCGGGGATCTCCTCGATCACCCCGGCCGAGCACGCGCGGCGCGGCAGCCAGGTGGCCCTGGTACAGCCGGAGGAGGGCTCCGGGTACCCGATCGTGCAGGCGCTCATCGCGCGCGGTGTGATCGGGGACTTCCGCGCCCCCGACGTCATGCGGTTCGGGTTCACCCCGCTCTACCTGCGCTACGTGGACGTGTGGGACGCCGCGCAGGCCCTGCTGGAGGTCGTGGAGACGGGGGAGTGGCGCCAGGAGCGCTTCTCCCGCCGAGGCCGGGTGACCTGA
- a CDS encoding Lrp/AsnC family transcriptional regulator, whose protein sequence is MAVQLDDTDRRIISLLRGDGRMSIRAVAEQAHISRANAYSRLERLRSEGVIRGFTAVIDPEKYGTALSAYVSVRIEQHSWERFRGYLRDIPEVDHAALVSGDVDLLLLVRVADAAALRTFVLERLQRIPEVKSTQTMFILDEPPL, encoded by the coding sequence ATGGCCGTGCAGCTGGACGACACCGACCGTCGCATCATCTCCCTGCTCCGCGGCGACGGGCGCATGTCCATCCGCGCGGTCGCCGAGCAGGCGCACATCTCCCGCGCCAACGCCTACTCGCGCCTCGAACGCCTGCGCTCGGAGGGCGTCATCCGCGGCTTCACCGCCGTCATCGACCCCGAGAAGTACGGCACCGCCCTGTCGGCCTACGTGTCCGTGCGCATCGAGCAGCACTCCTGGGAGCGCTTCCGCGGCTACCTGCGCGACATCCCCGAGGTCGACCACGCCGCACTCGTCTCCGGGGACGTGGACCTGCTCCTGCTGGTCCGCGTCGCCGACGCCGCGGCCCTGCGCACCTTCGTGCTCGAACGCCTCCAGCGCATCCCCGAGGTCAAGAGCACGCAGACCATGTTCATCCTCGACGAGCCCCCGCTCTAG
- a CDS encoding PhzF family phenazine biosynthesis protein, protein MPEYRVVDAFTDRPLAGNPAAVLVLDEAYSDDWAQGVAAEFNLSETAFARPVHESGADYELRWFTPTVEVDLCGHATLATAHTLSELGVPGPYRFTTRSGVLTVTERDGRMWMDFPAAWPKRVEEPEGLAEALGSRPLWTGLGLGGQDLMVELADEDAVRGLSPDIAALGRMPYHLVIVTARADEGPDFVSRVFGPNVGVPEDPVTGRAHTVLTPFWADRLGRSELSAHQASARGGDLLVEERNGRVLIGGEAVTVATGTLLL, encoded by the coding sequence ATGCCTGAGTACCGCGTGGTCGACGCCTTCACCGACCGGCCCCTGGCCGGGAACCCCGCCGCCGTCCTTGTCCTGGACGAGGCCTACTCCGACGACTGGGCCCAGGGTGTGGCCGCCGAGTTCAACCTGTCCGAGACCGCCTTCGCCCGGCCCGTGCACGAGTCCGGCGCCGACTACGAGCTGCGCTGGTTCACACCCACCGTCGAGGTCGACCTGTGCGGGCACGCCACCCTGGCCACCGCGCACACCCTGTCCGAACTCGGGGTCCCCGGCCCCTACCGCTTCACCACCCGCAGCGGTGTCCTCACCGTCACCGAGCGGGACGGGCGGATGTGGATGGACTTCCCCGCCGCGTGGCCCAAGCGCGTCGAGGAGCCCGAGGGACTGGCCGAGGCCCTGGGCTCGCGCCCCCTGTGGACCGGCCTGGGCCTCGGCGGCCAGGACCTGATGGTCGAGCTCGCCGACGAGGACGCCGTGCGCGGGCTGTCGCCCGACATCGCCGCGCTGGGGCGGATGCCGTACCACCTGGTCATCGTCACCGCCCGGGCCGACGAGGGCCCCGACTTCGTCTCCCGCGTCTTCGGCCCCAACGTCGGCGTGCCCGAGGACCCGGTCACCGGCAGGGCGCACACCGTGCTCACCCCGTTCTGGGCCGACCGCCTGGGCCGCAGTGAGCTGAGCGCCCACCAGGCCTCCGCGCGCGGGGGCGACCTGCTGGTGGAGGAGCGCAACGGGCGCGTACTGATCGGCGGCGAGGCGGTCACCGTGGCCACCGGCACGCTGCTCCTCTAG